ACTAATAGCCATTATGCCTAACTATTAGTCTTGACACTTAATGCAGCTTTACGACATGTGTATCTTACAACAGTATTTTTTCCACTTGCATACACCTCTAAATCACTTGTTGTCATGTTGTTGCTATTCACCTTGCTTTGAATTTCCCATGGTTTGGCGATGGCTGACAGGTCACAGGCTGTCATCATCATGGCCCTGGAAGTGCAGGAAAACGAGTTGTTTGTCCTCAGTTAGGTTAATGGTTATCTACTCGCTATACCATAAATTGTCATCGGTGTGTACTCACATAACAATTTCTTTTCTCGTTGTCTCCAGGGACATGAAATCTACCCATTTTTTCTCATCCTCATATGTTTCTGATAAATCCACAATCTTCTGGAACATTGTCCTTTTTCTAATTTGCAGACAAAAAATTAGTTGTGATAGATAAATGGTATTGTTGCTGACATGCTATGCATATATTCTTGACAAATAATAAGCTTTGGGACACCACTTACTTGAAATACAAAGCAAGGTCGGTGGCAATAATGGCAATGTCCATGAGATGGATGACATGTTCATTTTGTCTTCTGTTGAGGTTTTGGAAAATATTCAAACTcttgaaagatggagagaaaatcATTCTCACTTTAACACCACACAATTGTTCACTTAAAACAGAAGAAGTCAACAGACATATTTTGTGAGCATTGTGTGAATATCTAGTAAGCAACATATGTATTTTACCTCATCCTGAAGCAGGAATTTGCCAAACTCTAAATGATGCCTCTCTAGAATGGATGACCCATGTAGCTTAGCAAGTGGATTGCCAGATCTACAAATGATTGGACAAGAAACTGAAAAAGAGCTGCATCTTACGTTGTACATTtatcatacttttaaatggttATTCAATCTGTGGTAGGTATTGACACCGACTATAacacactttacttgacagtatcgacctaagagtgacatgacactgtcatgaacgcgtcataaacaagtcataaacgtttatgacataacgcttctgttttaagtgacattcggtttttgtcataacaagttaggtttaggattagggttagggttaggttatgggttagggttagaggttaggattagggttacgGTTGGGGTTCatatgtcatgacagtgtcatgtcactcttatgtcgatactgtcaagtaaagtgttaccacataTTATCACATGTATAAATTGCATATAATCTCGAATAAACATAAGGTTTTTTGAATGGGTTTACTTGAGAGTATGGAATATTTGGCCTAATTTGAAGGTATTTCTTCATGCTTAGGTTTACTTGTTCTGTGATGTCATGACTGTGATGGAGTGCACTATCAATGAGACTTGGTGCCTTGTAGACCTTAGTTCAAAGCCGGTTGAGGTGATTGCTGTCTCCCCTCTCTACAATGACTATAGGTAAATATAAAGTAAAAAGAATTTCTGATATACGTACTTAACCTGGTAGAGATTATTGGTTCCCCTGTGATCTATGTCATGTAGGAAACCAGCTGTGATCATCGCCATCACTTCCAGGTCAGTGTAGTAGCGTTTCAACAGCCCTGTCTGTCAACACACAGTCAGCAAGCTCTTAGTTACTATACTTCTCTTAGCCATAGGCTTACACTATGAAAATTACTTTAGTTgagtaaatattttagaaatgcTGCAtgaatgcaatgttttttttaccgTTAAAAGAGTGAACATTGTCTGTCCCACGTTGAATCCATGGCGCCAGTTGTGATAGGTGATCCTTCTGTAGCCTTTACTGACTGAGTACATGAACCTTACCAAAACCTGTCAGATCAGTAATCAAATCAAAAGTTCATTTTAGACAATGTCATCTTCCCCACGCCCCTTCAATTAGCGTTACTGTATAACACACTTGCCTCCTGAGGAACCTGGAACTTTTTGACAACTCCGACTTCATAGTACATTTGAATCGCACACTTCACAAGGTCCATCTCTGTGCAGTCAAAGTCAGAGAAATGGAACTCGTAGATTTCAAACTTCTTTGGGCCCGGGAGCTCTTTTTTCTAGAAAGAAACATTGATGATTGTTGCTCATTCATTTAAAGAGCAATTCTTGTATTTCTAGAAAGATGTTTtgcaaagaaaaaaatctctttgTAGGTGAGTACCAGGATCTGCCGAAATTCATCCTCATCACAGTCTGCTGGTTCTCTATCAAAATATTCTCTTGTTTTCTAGGAAATTGGAAGAAACATTAGACATAGAGTCAGCACTAAGTATTTAGCTGTGACCGTTATTAGGGATAAATGTAAAGATGCCCTTTCTGCTCACCAGAATGTTCTGGATTTCATCATTCCGGCACTTGACATGATACATTACCATGTCTTGGGCAATGTCTTTCTTGTTCTCTAGTTTATTCATCTTGTCGTAGGTGTCTGGGTTTAGTACTGACCATCCAAGGAACTGTGTCAAGGCCTGTGGAAAGAGCCGATGTTGGGATTAAGTGGTTTGTGAACTGTGATCGCTGCAGAGCTCTTGGCAGTCGATGGGGATGCCTTGTTTCTCTTGAGCCACCCTCAGATGAGACGGGatggatgaggtgtgtgtgtgtgtgtgtggggagtagAGGGGTGGTTACCTCCATGAGTTGTTCATCCTGCTCATCGAAGGGCTTGCCATCCTTCCGGTTGTAGAAAGTGGCCACGCCCACGATTTCTTCCTTCTTGTTGACGATTGGCAGGGAGAGGACATTCTTTATTGTCCAGCCACTGCTGTCCAATGGCTCTTTCTGCACAGAAAAGAGCAACTGTCAGAACTAATGACTTATATAAATCTTTTGTATACAGTCACAGCAAGAGGGATCTATGAACAACATTTAGTTTGGGCATCTATTTGGCCCTCAATTGGCTTTTAGtttctgtaaatgtttgttCTGTTACTTCTGCATTTGCTTGTAATTGCACTTCAAAGATATGGGGAACCTTTTATACATATAGATGGTTTTGGTCTTGTGGATTCGTGATAACCAGCTACAAATGGATATTTTTACCTGAAACTGGAACGTCTCCTCTGCTGGTGCATTCATGAGGTTACAAATCTGAAAATGTGACAATGCAATCGTAAACATGGAGATAAACTAACAACGGCACACTGTAAAGTACATTTCTGTGGGTGAAAAAAATCACATACCAATCCAGTTTCTGCCACGTAAACAGGCATCCCACTTGCTAAAGCCCAATGATCAGCAGGAGGAGATCTGTGGAagacaaattaacaaataaCTACCTGCAAACAGTAAGATAACTTCAACAATGATCAAACAAATTAGTGTACCAGTTACCTTGTTAAAGCTGTTAAAGGTTAAATAAAAAACTCTATTCATTGTACCTCAAAATGTTGAATATGCAGAATGGAGCCATACTTACGGAATGACTTTGATGTCTTCCTTTCCATGCAAAATATAATCAATGACTTTGTAGAAGATTACCTCCTAAAATAGGTgtaaagaaaatgttttgttttttaaacatgtttaattttttaaaagaaaaaaaactgaatggTGTAAAACATAGATGTTCATTGAACTTTGAATTCTGATTCTCACCCTGCCATCCGGGGTCACTGGACCAGAGTAAGGGGCCTGCTCCCCCATTAACACAGGCCAGATATCAAAGAACTCCTGTGGACAAAACACAAATGAGGTGAGTGACCACTGAGTTTTATTTTGTGGACAATTTCTTCTAACATTCAGCATTTCCTGATTGTCTTGTCTTGACAGTAGATCGTTGTGACTGATGAACTAGCTAACTTTCTCCACATTCTGTTTTACCTATGAAGAAGACATTTCAGAACTCTTCACCACCATTCACAGTCAAAACAGTTTAGACATGGGAAGTTGCTGTACACAGAGCAATAATGGACTATCTGGTTACGTTGACAAGCACAAGGTCGTACTTTTTCTTTGGTCATGTCCAGCAGGCCGACTGAGTATCTGTCACAGTTCAGGTATGCACGCACTGTGTACAAAGCCTTGTGAAACTGTCGCTCAATGTCTGTGAGCTCTTCAAACACTTTGTTGGCCGACCACAGCAGGAGCTGTAGCAGAGATAAATCAAAGGGAAGCATTGTTAATATGACATAGTGGAGAAGGAACCACTGCTGCCAGAGCTAGTCATGTCCGTTTTTGACACTCACCTGGCCTTTCCTCGTCTCACAGTTGTGAAGGTAGTTCAAGTGGTAGATTTTCAAGTTCAAAGAGGCAACTTtcatatactttaaaaaaagctgtgtcaagaaaaaaaagagtcagCATATTTCATTGGTTCTGCTAGACCAAAATAACAGATTTAATGTCACATTTAACTTAAAAGATAGCATTGTACCATTGTATGAGCTGCATGTGAAATCCATAGTGATAGATCCACAAATtatgaataggctaaatactatggtgtgtgtgtgggttgggggggggaTGTGGTGGCAGACTCACATCCTCATCCGCATCAG
The Alosa alosa isolate M-15738 ecotype Scorff River chromosome 12, AALO_Geno_1.1, whole genome shotgun sequence DNA segment above includes these coding regions:
- the pde6b gene encoding rod cGMP-specific 3',5'-cyclic phosphodiesterase subunit beta, with protein sequence MSVSKEDVAKFLDGNQAFATSYFNKKLSAGAIASAMGVEESTVDFTMFKEVSQVEESEILFDVIKDMQENVNMEKVIFKILKRICHLTQADRCSLYMYRQRNGIAELATRLFNIGVDSELEDCIVPPDSEIVFPLDIGIVGNVAQTKKHTNVKDVAENSNFSNFVDELTGYTTRNLMAVPIMNGKDVVAVVMVVNKTTGPHFTDADEDLFLKYMKVASLNLKIYHLNYLHNCETRKGQLLLWSANKVFEELTDIERQFHKALYTVRAYLNCDRYSVGLLDMTKEKEFFDIWPVLMGEQAPYSGPVTPDGREVIFYKVIDYILHGKEDIKVIPSPPADHWALASGMPVYVAETGLICNLMNAPAEETFQFQKEPLDSSGWTIKNVLSLPIVNKKEEIVGVATFYNRKDGKPFDEQDEQLMEALTQFLGWSVLNPDTYDKMNKLENKKDIAQDMVMYHVKCRNDEIQNILKTREYFDREPADCDEDEFRQILKKELPGPKKFEIYEFHFSDFDCTEMDLVKCAIQMYYEVGVVKKFQVPQEVLVRFMYSVSKGYRRITYHNWRHGFNVGQTMFTLLTTGLLKRYYTDLEVMAMITAGFLHDIDHRGTNNLYQVKSGNPLAKLHGSSILERHHLEFGKFLLQDESLNIFQNLNRRQNEHVIHLMDIAIIATDLALYFKKRTMFQKIVDLSETYEDEKKWVDFMSLETTRKEIVMAMMMTACDLSAIAKPWEIQSKVALNVAEEFWEQGDLERSVLDQQPIPMMDRTKVADLPKMQCGFIDFVCTFVYKEFSRFHPTITPMLNGILNNRKEWKARQEIHEAQLKELEDAKAAKEGTSGGKSGNPGGGGSKTCSIC